One Manihot esculenta cultivar AM560-2 chromosome 18, M.esculenta_v8, whole genome shotgun sequence genomic window carries:
- the LOC110606649 gene encoding SCY1-like protein 2 isoform X5, which produces MNLLEVKHGLLQIAETLDFLHNNAHLIHRAISPENTLITSSGAWKLGGFGFAITGDQASGNLPSSQAFHYAEYDVEDSILPLQPSLNYTAPELIRSKSPSAGCSSDIFSFGCLAYHLIARKPLFDCHNNVKMYMNTLNYLSSEAFSSIPQDLIPDLKKMISANESFRPTAMDFTGSSFFRNDTRLRALRFLDHMLERDNMQKSEFLKALLDMWKDFDSRVLRYKVLPSLCAELRNMVMQPMILPMVFTIAESQDKNDFELSTFPALIPVLNTAAGETLLLLVKRAELIINKTSQENLISYVLPLLVRAYDDTDPRIQEEVLKKSSSLAKQLDVQLVKNSILPHVHGLALKTTVAAVRVNALLCFGDLVHTLDKHAVLEILQTIQRCTAVDHSAPTLMCTLGVANSIRKQYGIDFVAEHVLPLLVRLLTAQQLNVQQFAKYMLFVKDILRMIEEKRGVTVTDSGIPEVKPTPVPNGLHSQASSKTSGTVARASQNSASWDEGWGPVSNGPTTMNQPSISKSLSTPSISSNQPIQLTSLQSESSLITAVSGQQTATSCPAVDIEWPPQASSGVTPKLDYVDKQSQASNMQTTSSSFDDLDPFADWPPRPSGTSTASGTSTNGSLGSLANNCGTNLKASTDNSMSFQANGNNSLAFNNPQSVESLKSIQKTSTIDVGSLNSGHNPQSSIGFMKQNQDISTLDSYNDGRSMDLGSIFGSSKKGQLAPKLAPPPSTTAGRGRVRVRGRGRGRGTTSTSRPNHAKPHSEQPPLLDLL; this is translated from the exons ATGAATTTGTTGGAGGTGAAACACGGTTTGCTCCAGATTGCTGAAACTTTAGACTTTCTCCACAACAATGCACATCTCATTCACCGGGCAATATCTCCTGAG AATACCCTAATCACTTCAAGTGGTGCATGGAAGCTTGGCGGATTTGGTTTTGCAATCACAGGGGACCAGGCTTCAGGAAACTTGCCTAGTTCTCAGGCCTTTCACTATGCT GAGTATGATGTCGAGGATTCTATATTGCCGCTCCAGCCATCTCTAAATTATACTGCTCCTGAACTTATTCGAAGCAAATCACCTTCAGCTGGATGCTCTTCTGATATTTTCAGCTTCGGATGTCTTGCCTACCACTTGATTGCTCGCAAGCCTTTGTTTGACTGCCACAACAATGTCAAGATG TACATGAATACCTTGAATTACTTGTCCAGTGAAGCTTTCTCCTCTATTCCGCAAGATTTAATTCCTGACCTGAAGAAGATGATCTCTGCAAATGAGTCTTTCAGGCCAACAGCAATGGATTTTACAG GTTCTTCATTTTTCCGGAATGACACTAGGTTGCGTGCTCTTCGATTCCTGGACCACATGCTT GAAAGAGACAACATGCAGAAGTCTGAGTTTTTAAAAGCATTATTAGATATGTGGAAAGATTTTGACTCCCGTGTATTGCGGTATAAG GTACTTCCATCATTGTGTGCAGAACTTAGGAATATGGTGATGCAACCAATGATTCTTCCCATGGTTTTCACAATAGCAGAATCTCAG GATAAAAATGATTTTGAGCTATCAACATTTCCAGCTCTCATTCCTGTCCTGAATACCGCTGCAGGCGAGACACTTCTGCTTCTTGTGAAGCGTGCTGAACTCATTATTAACAAG ACTAGTCAAGAGAACTTAATATCCTATGTCCTGCCACTGCTTGTTCGAGCTTATGATGATACTGATCCCCGCATTCAAGAGGAAGTCCTGAAAAAATCTTCATCTCTTGCTAAGCAACTTGATGTTCAG CTAgtgaaaaattcaattttgccTCATGTCCATGGGTTAGCTCTAAAAACAACTGTTGCTGCG GTCAGAGTCAATGCTCTGTTATGCTTTGGGGATCTTGTTCACACACTCGACAAACATGCTGTTCTGGAAATCTTGCAAACAATTCAACGTTGTACAGCTGTTGACCATTCTGCTCCCACCCTTATGTGCACCCTTGGGGTTGCTAATTCAATTCGTAAGCAG TATGGAATAGATTTTGTAGCAGAACATGTCCTTCCACTACTTGTCCGTCTTCTCACTGCCCAACAATTAAATGTTCAGCAGTTTGCCAAATATATGCTCTTTGTGAAGGATATCCTCAG GATGATAGAAGAAAAAAGAGGAGTTACAGTAACAGATTCTGGAATTCCAGAAGTGAAGCCAACACCTGTTCCCAATGGGCTTCACTCTCAAGCCTCAAGCAAAACAAGTGGAACTGTTGCTCGTGCATCACAAAATAGCGCTTCATGGGATGAGGGTTGGGGTCCCGTCTCCAACGGGCCTACTACTATGAATCAGCCTTCTATAAGCAAGTCATTATCTACCCCCTCTATTTCGAGTAATCAGCCAATTCAATTAACTTCTTTGCAATCAGAATCTTCCTTGATCACTGCTGTATCTGGTCAGCAAACAGCTACATCATGTCCTGCAGTTGACATTGAATGGCCTCCTCAAGCATCTTCAGGTGTAACCCCAAAGTTAGATTATGTTGATAAGCAATCGCAAGCATCAAATATGCAAACAACatcttcaagttttgatgatCTAGATCCTTTTGCTGATTGGCCTCCAAGACCTAGTGGTACTTCCACTGCATCTGGAACTTCTACTAACGGATCTTTGGGATCATTGGCAAACAATTGTGGCACCAATCTGAAAGCAAGCACTGACAACAGTATGAGCTTTCAAGCCAACGGAAATAATAGCTTGGCATTCAATAATCCACAATCAGTTGAGTCATTGAAATCAATCCAAAAGACTTCTACAATAGATGTGGGTAGTTTGAATAGTGGTCATAATCCACAGAGTTCAATCGGTTTCATGAAACAGAATCAAGATATATCTACTTTAGATTCATATAATGATGGGAGATCAATGGATCTCGGATCTATATTTGGTTCCAGCAAAAAAGGGCAGCTTGCACCTAAACTTGCTCCACCACCATCAACTACTGCTGGCCGAGGAAGAGTAAGAgtaagaggaagaggaaggggaAGGGGGACCACTTCAACCTCAAGGCCTAACCATGCCAAACCACATTCGGAACAGCCGCCCCTTTTGGACTTGCTGTAA
- the LOC110606649 gene encoding SCY1-like protein 2 isoform X4, with protein MCQFANCIRKEMNLLEVKHGLLQIAETLDFLHNNAHLIHRAISPENTLITSSGAWKLGGFGFAITGDQASGNLPSSQAFHYAEYDVEDSILPLQPSLNYTAPELIRSKSPSAGCSSDIFSFGCLAYHLIARKPLFDCHNNVKMYMNTLNYLSSEAFSSIPQDLIPDLKKMISANESFRPTAMDFTGSSFFRNDTRLRALRFLDHMLERDNMQKSEFLKALLDMWKDFDSRVLRYKVLPSLCAELRNMVMQPMILPMVFTIAESQDKNDFELSTFPALIPVLNTAAGETLLLLVKRAELIINKTSQENLISYVLPLLVRAYDDTDPRIQEEVLKKSSSLAKQLDVQLVKNSILPHVHGLALKTTVAAVRVNALLCFGDLVHTLDKHAVLEILQTIQRCTAVDHSAPTLMCTLGVANSIRKQYGIDFVAEHVLPLLVRLLTAQQLNVQQFAKYMLFVKDILRMIEEKRGVTVTDSGIPEVKPTPVPNGLHSQASSKTSGTVARASQNSASWDEGWGPVSNGPTTMNQPSISKSLSTPSISSNQPIQLTSLQSESSLITAVSGQQTATSCPAVDIEWPPQASSGVTPKLDYVDKQSQASNMQTTSSSFDDLDPFADWPPRPSGTSTASGTSTNGSLGSLANNCGTNLKASTDNSMSFQANGNNSLAFNNPQSVESLKSIQKTSTIDVGSLNSGHNPQSSIGFMKQNQDISTLDSYNDGRSMDLGSIFGSSKKGQLAPKLAPPPSTTAGRGRVRVRGRGRGRGTTSTSRPNHAKPHSEQPPLLDLL; from the exons GAAATGAATTTGTTGGAGGTGAAACACGGTTTGCTCCAGATTGCTGAAACTTTAGACTTTCTCCACAACAATGCACATCTCATTCACCGGGCAATATCTCCTGAG AATACCCTAATCACTTCAAGTGGTGCATGGAAGCTTGGCGGATTTGGTTTTGCAATCACAGGGGACCAGGCTTCAGGAAACTTGCCTAGTTCTCAGGCCTTTCACTATGCT GAGTATGATGTCGAGGATTCTATATTGCCGCTCCAGCCATCTCTAAATTATACTGCTCCTGAACTTATTCGAAGCAAATCACCTTCAGCTGGATGCTCTTCTGATATTTTCAGCTTCGGATGTCTTGCCTACCACTTGATTGCTCGCAAGCCTTTGTTTGACTGCCACAACAATGTCAAGATG TACATGAATACCTTGAATTACTTGTCCAGTGAAGCTTTCTCCTCTATTCCGCAAGATTTAATTCCTGACCTGAAGAAGATGATCTCTGCAAATGAGTCTTTCAGGCCAACAGCAATGGATTTTACAG GTTCTTCATTTTTCCGGAATGACACTAGGTTGCGTGCTCTTCGATTCCTGGACCACATGCTT GAAAGAGACAACATGCAGAAGTCTGAGTTTTTAAAAGCATTATTAGATATGTGGAAAGATTTTGACTCCCGTGTATTGCGGTATAAG GTACTTCCATCATTGTGTGCAGAACTTAGGAATATGGTGATGCAACCAATGATTCTTCCCATGGTTTTCACAATAGCAGAATCTCAG GATAAAAATGATTTTGAGCTATCAACATTTCCAGCTCTCATTCCTGTCCTGAATACCGCTGCAGGCGAGACACTTCTGCTTCTTGTGAAGCGTGCTGAACTCATTATTAACAAG ACTAGTCAAGAGAACTTAATATCCTATGTCCTGCCACTGCTTGTTCGAGCTTATGATGATACTGATCCCCGCATTCAAGAGGAAGTCCTGAAAAAATCTTCATCTCTTGCTAAGCAACTTGATGTTCAG CTAgtgaaaaattcaattttgccTCATGTCCATGGGTTAGCTCTAAAAACAACTGTTGCTGCG GTCAGAGTCAATGCTCTGTTATGCTTTGGGGATCTTGTTCACACACTCGACAAACATGCTGTTCTGGAAATCTTGCAAACAATTCAACGTTGTACAGCTGTTGACCATTCTGCTCCCACCCTTATGTGCACCCTTGGGGTTGCTAATTCAATTCGTAAGCAG TATGGAATAGATTTTGTAGCAGAACATGTCCTTCCACTACTTGTCCGTCTTCTCACTGCCCAACAATTAAATGTTCAGCAGTTTGCCAAATATATGCTCTTTGTGAAGGATATCCTCAG GATGATAGAAGAAAAAAGAGGAGTTACAGTAACAGATTCTGGAATTCCAGAAGTGAAGCCAACACCTGTTCCCAATGGGCTTCACTCTCAAGCCTCAAGCAAAACAAGTGGAACTGTTGCTCGTGCATCACAAAATAGCGCTTCATGGGATGAGGGTTGGGGTCCCGTCTCCAACGGGCCTACTACTATGAATCAGCCTTCTATAAGCAAGTCATTATCTACCCCCTCTATTTCGAGTAATCAGCCAATTCAATTAACTTCTTTGCAATCAGAATCTTCCTTGATCACTGCTGTATCTGGTCAGCAAACAGCTACATCATGTCCTGCAGTTGACATTGAATGGCCTCCTCAAGCATCTTCAGGTGTAACCCCAAAGTTAGATTATGTTGATAAGCAATCGCAAGCATCAAATATGCAAACAACatcttcaagttttgatgatCTAGATCCTTTTGCTGATTGGCCTCCAAGACCTAGTGGTACTTCCACTGCATCTGGAACTTCTACTAACGGATCTTTGGGATCATTGGCAAACAATTGTGGCACCAATCTGAAAGCAAGCACTGACAACAGTATGAGCTTTCAAGCCAACGGAAATAATAGCTTGGCATTCAATAATCCACAATCAGTTGAGTCATTGAAATCAATCCAAAAGACTTCTACAATAGATGTGGGTAGTTTGAATAGTGGTCATAATCCACAGAGTTCAATCGGTTTCATGAAACAGAATCAAGATATATCTACTTTAGATTCATATAATGATGGGAGATCAATGGATCTCGGATCTATATTTGGTTCCAGCAAAAAAGGGCAGCTTGCACCTAAACTTGCTCCACCACCATCAACTACTGCTGGCCGAGGAAGAGTAAGAgtaagaggaagaggaaggggaAGGGGGACCACTTCAACCTCAAGGCCTAACCATGCCAAACCACATTCGGAACAGCCGCCCCTTTTGGACTTGCTGTAA
- the LOC110606649 gene encoding SCY1-like protein 2 isoform X3, whose product MRLGSLLLSHLGRNSLAEMNLLEVKHGLLQIAETLDFLHNNAHLIHRAISPENTLITSSGAWKLGGFGFAITGDQASGNLPSSQAFHYAEYDVEDSILPLQPSLNYTAPELIRSKSPSAGCSSDIFSFGCLAYHLIARKPLFDCHNNVKMYMNTLNYLSSEAFSSIPQDLIPDLKKMISANESFRPTAMDFTGSSFFRNDTRLRALRFLDHMLERDNMQKSEFLKALLDMWKDFDSRVLRYKVLPSLCAELRNMVMQPMILPMVFTIAESQDKNDFELSTFPALIPVLNTAAGETLLLLVKRAELIINKTSQENLISYVLPLLVRAYDDTDPRIQEEVLKKSSSLAKQLDVQLVKNSILPHVHGLALKTTVAAVRVNALLCFGDLVHTLDKHAVLEILQTIQRCTAVDHSAPTLMCTLGVANSIRKQYGIDFVAEHVLPLLVRLLTAQQLNVQQFAKYMLFVKDILRMIEEKRGVTVTDSGIPEVKPTPVPNGLHSQASSKTSGTVARASQNSASWDEGWGPVSNGPTTMNQPSISKSLSTPSISSNQPIQLTSLQSESSLITAVSGQQTATSCPAVDIEWPPQASSGVTPKLDYVDKQSQASNMQTTSSSFDDLDPFADWPPRPSGTSTASGTSTNGSLGSLANNCGTNLKASTDNSMSFQANGNNSLAFNNPQSVESLKSIQKTSTIDVGSLNSGHNPQSSIGFMKQNQDISTLDSYNDGRSMDLGSIFGSSKKGQLAPKLAPPPSTTAGRGRVRVRGRGRGRGTTSTSRPNHAKPHSEQPPLLDLL is encoded by the exons GAAATGAATTTGTTGGAGGTGAAACACGGTTTGCTCCAGATTGCTGAAACTTTAGACTTTCTCCACAACAATGCACATCTCATTCACCGGGCAATATCTCCTGAG AATACCCTAATCACTTCAAGTGGTGCATGGAAGCTTGGCGGATTTGGTTTTGCAATCACAGGGGACCAGGCTTCAGGAAACTTGCCTAGTTCTCAGGCCTTTCACTATGCT GAGTATGATGTCGAGGATTCTATATTGCCGCTCCAGCCATCTCTAAATTATACTGCTCCTGAACTTATTCGAAGCAAATCACCTTCAGCTGGATGCTCTTCTGATATTTTCAGCTTCGGATGTCTTGCCTACCACTTGATTGCTCGCAAGCCTTTGTTTGACTGCCACAACAATGTCAAGATG TACATGAATACCTTGAATTACTTGTCCAGTGAAGCTTTCTCCTCTATTCCGCAAGATTTAATTCCTGACCTGAAGAAGATGATCTCTGCAAATGAGTCTTTCAGGCCAACAGCAATGGATTTTACAG GTTCTTCATTTTTCCGGAATGACACTAGGTTGCGTGCTCTTCGATTCCTGGACCACATGCTT GAAAGAGACAACATGCAGAAGTCTGAGTTTTTAAAAGCATTATTAGATATGTGGAAAGATTTTGACTCCCGTGTATTGCGGTATAAG GTACTTCCATCATTGTGTGCAGAACTTAGGAATATGGTGATGCAACCAATGATTCTTCCCATGGTTTTCACAATAGCAGAATCTCAG GATAAAAATGATTTTGAGCTATCAACATTTCCAGCTCTCATTCCTGTCCTGAATACCGCTGCAGGCGAGACACTTCTGCTTCTTGTGAAGCGTGCTGAACTCATTATTAACAAG ACTAGTCAAGAGAACTTAATATCCTATGTCCTGCCACTGCTTGTTCGAGCTTATGATGATACTGATCCCCGCATTCAAGAGGAAGTCCTGAAAAAATCTTCATCTCTTGCTAAGCAACTTGATGTTCAG CTAgtgaaaaattcaattttgccTCATGTCCATGGGTTAGCTCTAAAAACAACTGTTGCTGCG GTCAGAGTCAATGCTCTGTTATGCTTTGGGGATCTTGTTCACACACTCGACAAACATGCTGTTCTGGAAATCTTGCAAACAATTCAACGTTGTACAGCTGTTGACCATTCTGCTCCCACCCTTATGTGCACCCTTGGGGTTGCTAATTCAATTCGTAAGCAG TATGGAATAGATTTTGTAGCAGAACATGTCCTTCCACTACTTGTCCGTCTTCTCACTGCCCAACAATTAAATGTTCAGCAGTTTGCCAAATATATGCTCTTTGTGAAGGATATCCTCAG GATGATAGAAGAAAAAAGAGGAGTTACAGTAACAGATTCTGGAATTCCAGAAGTGAAGCCAACACCTGTTCCCAATGGGCTTCACTCTCAAGCCTCAAGCAAAACAAGTGGAACTGTTGCTCGTGCATCACAAAATAGCGCTTCATGGGATGAGGGTTGGGGTCCCGTCTCCAACGGGCCTACTACTATGAATCAGCCTTCTATAAGCAAGTCATTATCTACCCCCTCTATTTCGAGTAATCAGCCAATTCAATTAACTTCTTTGCAATCAGAATCTTCCTTGATCACTGCTGTATCTGGTCAGCAAACAGCTACATCATGTCCTGCAGTTGACATTGAATGGCCTCCTCAAGCATCTTCAGGTGTAACCCCAAAGTTAGATTATGTTGATAAGCAATCGCAAGCATCAAATATGCAAACAACatcttcaagttttgatgatCTAGATCCTTTTGCTGATTGGCCTCCAAGACCTAGTGGTACTTCCACTGCATCTGGAACTTCTACTAACGGATCTTTGGGATCATTGGCAAACAATTGTGGCACCAATCTGAAAGCAAGCACTGACAACAGTATGAGCTTTCAAGCCAACGGAAATAATAGCTTGGCATTCAATAATCCACAATCAGTTGAGTCATTGAAATCAATCCAAAAGACTTCTACAATAGATGTGGGTAGTTTGAATAGTGGTCATAATCCACAGAGTTCAATCGGTTTCATGAAACAGAATCAAGATATATCTACTTTAGATTCATATAATGATGGGAGATCAATGGATCTCGGATCTATATTTGGTTCCAGCAAAAAAGGGCAGCTTGCACCTAAACTTGCTCCACCACCATCAACTACTGCTGGCCGAGGAAGAGTAAGAgtaagaggaagaggaaggggaAGGGGGACCACTTCAACCTCAAGGCCTAACCATGCCAAACCACATTCGGAACAGCCGCCCCTTTTGGACTTGCTGTAA